AAATCAGAATCTGTACGTGTTGTTGAGAAATAGAATGCAGCCAATTTCATAGCTTCAATAAGCGTTGACTTATCCATTCCTTTCCCATTATCACATACAGTAATAATTGAATTTTCATCTAACCATTTAAATTCGATATGAATTTGGGTAGCTTCTGCAGATATGGAATTATCAACTAAATCAGCAATAGCGGTTTCGGGAGTATAACCCATATTCCTCATTGCTGCAAAAAGAGTTGGATCAGGCGGTGCTTCAACAATTTCAGGCAAGTCTTTTTTACTCCTACGTGATCTTATAAGAAATAGACAATTAACGGGATTTTCCGCTATTGTTATTAGTATTGGTAATGAAACTTTTATCTGTATATAGCTTATTGCAGTCTGTTGTAACGTAAAATAGTGCTCTGTCAATCATTTTTATCTCCGACTTTATATAGCAACGTCAAATCCGGCTGGACCACGAGTAAAAATCAATTGGAAGGCCCAGTGAATATTCCCGTCCAAACCACCTCTCTCCCCACTTGTTATCTCTCTGGCCGCAAATCAACCCCCGCCTCAGTTAAAGCCGCCCATTTAACGTCCGACCCGCTCCTCCTATAAAAACCCGCATTACCACGTATTACGTGAAAACATACCTTCAAATAACCTCAAAACCAACAAAAAATGAGACAAGTTCGTATAGGAAAAAAGAATCAGTGCGGTCCGGCATACGAGTCCTGCGGGACGGTTAGCTATTTTAGGGTACGGTTCGCAGCCACATAAGTCGTCCTCCTCTGCCCACGGGCCAACCTGAAAATTTCTTCCTCTCCGAACTGATCACGAACCCCAGGTTCGCGACACAACGGAACTCAGGCCCCTCGTTTGGTCTGAAAAATTGTACGGATACCCGCCAGGGGTAAACTTGAATTAACCATGAACACATTAATGAAAATGACAGAAATCGAAGATTTCAAAAATGTAACGACAATCAGATTAAACACTGCGATCAACTCGAGCCGCGTCAGATTCCCTGACTCGCTGTCCGTAAAGATCCCCACTTTCTCACGACAGGGACTCGAGATCGCAGCACAGGAACAGGGGCTCACCCTCTCCGAACTCACGCGGGACATCGTCGAGGCATACCTCGAAGAATACCTCAAAAACAAAAAACGCTGAAAAGCGGATCCATTTCTCTTTTTTTGATAGGCGTTACACGACATTGGTGTATATTCAATTTGGGAAAGGTACGGCTGGGTGCGGACACATGAGAAACCCCACCGCGAATAATCGCGAATCAACGCGAATCGCATTTTCCTTACGCTGTCCTCTTGTCCTCGTCGTTTCACTCTTCGGCCGCGTTCCTACGCTCCGCCTTATCGGCTCCGCGTGGCCGGAACGCCAGCGTGGAAAATGCTGGAAAACCCGCGACGCGGGTTTTCTTCTATTTATTTGGGTACATTCTCCTTTCTGAAGTAGTGATCGTTGGTGTAGACAAACCGTTTCCAGTCGAGCTTGCCTTTCTTCCCAAAGTTTATCAGAATCCCCACATGAATTTCGGTCGCCTTGAGATAATTGATCAGTTGTGGATCATCAATTTCAGTCAATCGGGAGATTGCTTTTAGTTCAAGGATGATTTTTCCATAACAGACGATATCTGCCTCAAAGAAACCGGGGAGTTTCACTCCTTTATAATAGATATCGAGGTGTTTCTTGTGTTCGAACGGAACTCCCTGCAAACCGAATTCAACCTCCAAAGCATCATGATAGACGCCCTCCAGAAAGCCGATCCCGAGCGTATTGTACACAGTCATCGCACAACCGATAATTTTTCGAACCTCTTCCGGGTAAAGAACATCAGGATTATCCACACCAGTATCCATGAAATTCTCTTCATTTTCAGGTAATAAAAAGATATCTCTGATGAAAAGAAAACCCGCGACGCGGGTTTTCCAGCATTTTCCACGCTGGCGTTCCGGCCACGCGGAGCCGATAAGGCGGAGCGTAGGAACGCGGCCGAAGAGTGAAACGACGAGGACAAGAGGACAGCGTAAGGAAAATGCGATTCGCGTTTATTCGCGGTGAGATATCTCATGTGTTCACATCCATCCAGTCATGAAAAAAATATGTTGGGCAATTTATTACCACAGCACCATCTGAAGTAACGTGATGCGGATCACCTCTCAACGTCTAAGGCTGGTGGTAAGAATGCGTTATGTTATTGACAGAGATTAACACAAACAATCCAATGGGAAATGCTGTTAAAAGCACCATACAAGTGTTAAATAAATAGAATCCTGACCAGTCACCACTGATAATGGAGAGCTTCCATACCACTTGAGAGTAGATGATCCAAACTAAAATTGTTATAAATTCTTCAATAAGTAATCCCGAAATAATTTTTAAATCCATAATATAATCAATTTACATATTTCAAATACGTCGATTAAACTTTCGGTGACTTTTTTCCAAGCTATTGTACCTTCATATAGTAATCCATGTTACTTGTCGTTTATTCAAAACGAGAGTTGAAAGTCTGGGTCAAAGAAACTGTCATCAGTTCACCATCCGCCCGCCAAAAAAGAATTCCGTATGGGGGGAAGCCCCCTGCACGGAAATAACATGATATCCACAAGGGAGGTTCATCTCTGCCCTACAAGTAATCCCTCGACCATCTTCCCAAAGAGCATGATCAAAAACCCGAGGAACACAAGGATCAGCTTCCTAAACCGGCGGGAGATCTGCATCTCCGCCTCCCTTCAGCAGAGGCCGGGCTTCGTGTCCGCCCAGGTCTCGACTGTGGCGAGGGTGGCGTCGTCAGCATAGCCGGAGACGATTAACGAATCCCGGTTGAAGCTGATCTGGAAGGTGTCGGTCTCAAGCTTTGCGGAGATCCGAACATTCCAGGTCGCGTCGGTGCCGATCTCGGAGGTCTCGGCCGTGCCGCCGTTCCCGAATGCGGTCTTGAGATCCGCACTGCCGGTAAGAGCGGTGATCGCTGCGGCGTATTCGTCCCGGGTGTATGCCGTAACCTGAACCTTGCCGTTCATCTCGGAAGTGTTCGGATCGAAGTAGCCGACATAGGTCTTGTAGGTCTCCTTCCCAAGCTCCACTTCGGCAAGGCCGAGAGGATTTGTCTCGCCCGTAATTTCTGCGACGATCGCATCATACGCGGCGGCGTTCGTAAACTCTGCGGTGAAGGTCCTCTTCGAGGACTTCGAGACTGCTGTCTGAATGAAATCTGCTGTCATGATTTTGTCCCGAGATCAGTTGGGGCCCCGTCCAACCTCTGATTATATTCTTGGACGGTTGTCGGGATAGCGGTAAAGTTTTTGCGGATTTTTCACAAAAAAGATGGGTTTATATGGAGGGATTTGGGAGTGGTGTCGTTCCTATTTTTCGGGCGGTCGGGAGGGGGGGGCAGGTCCAATTACTAATTTGACAGATATTAGTAATAAATTAGTAATTGGGATTCTACTCAGACAGCGGACACATGTCCCTGATTTCTTTGATAAGGAGATGTAGACTTGTACATGGGCACATCTTCGATGGACTGGTTATCCCATTTCCCTTATGTTCATGCAATTTCCCCTCTGCACGCTCAATTGCTTTCATCTCATCTCCATTTTCGGAGAGATGCTCGTATATCTTCTCATTTCCTTTTGTGTAGGTACATGAGGTGTGTTTTTTGAACACGATTTTAAACGTATCCTGACAGCATTGTGATGACGTCTCCCTGCAAAGCTCTCCGAAATACGCAGAAAACCAGACTTCGATACATGGATTCGACCAGCCAACCGAGAGTCCTTCTTTCTTTGCGTTCTTTATTATCTTATCAAATTCAGGTCTTTCATCATAATCAAAAACGATCCAGGTATGCTTCACATACATAGGTTCAATATTCTGTAACCTCTTGCATTCTGCAATGAAGTCTGCTGGATCGTTCGTCTGAAAAACTCTGAGAGCAAATTTGTTCTGCTGATCCGCCGGCAGACTCTTTTTCAGTCCGTTGAGATAATGCCGTTCCGTTCCCTTTGCATCAGTCATTACCAGATAATGTTCGCACTGGATGGGTTTCCATCCAGTCAATCTCCGCTTTCTCCCCCCGTTTCTACTTGTATTCGGCATGCTTCTCCGATACAACGTTGATCTTCTTCAGCTCCGGGATCGCCCCGTACTTTCCCAGAAGATAATTCTTGGCGTAATTTTCATCTTTACGGATCTTTGCAACATTTTCTCCCTTAAAGTCGACGAGAGAATACAAACATGAGGCACCGTTTCCATCCTTCTCCGTGAACCAGATCTCATCGCGCCTGAGAAGATCGCTGGAGAGTAGCCAGGAATCATGCGTAGTAAAGATCAGCTGGGCATTGTTCGGATTTGTTTCTTTATCAAGGAATGTTATGATGAAATCCTGAACCAGAAGGGGGTGAAGACGTGCATTGAGTTCATCGATGAAAAAGACCCCGCCGGATTTAAGAACATTCTTCAGAGGATAGTACAGAACAAACATCTTCTGTGTTCCTGCAGATTCTTGGGCAAGAGGAATATTGACAGTTTCACCAGATCCGTTTACCTGGTGAACAGCATCTATCCTATATTTTGGAGATGAGTTCGTTTCTGAACTTGGAATCTCTTCAACATTGAAATCAACGATCCCGTGATCGAATGTGGAGAGATATGCGGCAACTTCCTTTCTGAAGGTCGGTTCTTTTTCAAATCCTGGCGGCATCTGTAGTGATAAGATGAAATTCAAATCCGGGCTTCCAAAATCCAGGAAGTGCAATTTAAAGAACCAATCATGTATGGTTTCCAGTATCGGTACTTTGAGCTTTGCACCAAGAGAAACGATCAATGCTTCATCCTGTAGGGAAACCTTCAGATTATCCCGATACTCCTTTGGAATCTTTGGGAATGCGATTTCACTCCCTCTTTCCCTATACAGTATCGGGTAGTATTTGCGTCCGGTTTCAGCTTTGTAGTTGAGCCATTCCTCAGAAACTCCCATATTGTCTACAGTGAACCCATAATTGTAGATTTTCCCTTCCTCGTCGTTCAGCGTGAAGTAGACTTCAAATAAGGAGGGCATATCTTTCGAGGCGGTACTCAGAAGGAACGGCAGAGGTTTTTTGTAAACCTTTGTTTTTCCTGTATCTTTAGCTCCGCCAAAGTTGAAGGATTTCGTAACGTAATACGACATGTATCCAAACGCATCATACACATTCGTTTTTCCAGAAGCATTCGCTCCGTAAATCGCGGCAGTTTTGAGTATTTTCTCCTTTCCAATAGTTACGACATGATGTGGATGTTCCGTGACCTTGGTTGCGGATAAATCCAGAATCGTTTCATCTTTGAAGGATTTGAAATTTTTAAACTTAAACTGAATGAGCATTTCATGTACATCCTGGAATCACAATATTGTGTACAATGTACTACAATGTAATACATACAACTGAGACTTAATCTCATATAAATGTATTCCAAGTGGTTGTTTTCAATAATATGCATCGTTCAATACATGACCCGTTCTGTTTTGATAAAAAATAGAGGCCCTAAAGCTTCAGCTTTTGCCGAAGCTCCTCGGACATAATTATTACCGGCTTTCTAAGCGTATGCCGCAGTTCCGCCGTACGCACCGCCGACACGGGACATCCGACCCTCTCTGCGATCTCCTCCCGCGTCATGCCTTTTCGAAGCATCCAAAGAAGCGTCTCCTTATCCCGTAACTCCGAATATTCATACCATTGCTTCATCGGGGGTAAACCCCCTCTTCATCCCTGGTATGTATTCGCAAGTTTCCATCGAAACCTTGCTCGCAAATCAGAGATTTGCTCGGCTGAGGTCGTCTGCTTCGCATCCGACCCGCCTCCACTAAGGGCGAGCCTATCGGCTCACCCCGTCGATACCACATCATTCCCTGACCCTCACCACCTTCGCCAGGCTCTCGTGCGGGACCTCCTTCACATACCGTGCCGCCTCGTCTGCCGGGAGCGCCTTCTTTAGATCAAGCAGATTCACCCGTTCGACCTTCGCCACACGGTCACGGCCCGCCGTCTCCACCGCCAGATCATACAGGGCCGCAAGACCGATGAATCGCTTCGCATCCGACGGCCGGATGAAGACGAGGCTGTCATATACATCCGGCAGCTCGTCCAGGAGGAGGGCCGTGTTCACGACCTTGTCCGTCGGGATCTCGAGTACGAACTCGTCCGAGGCGAGCCCTTCTGATCTGATCATCCCGATCAGTTCCGCATGCCGCTCTTCAAGAGCGTCGTCAGCTCCTTCATACAGTAGAGAAACTCCTGATACCGGTATGCCGCGGTGAACGCCTCGTCGGAGACCGGCCGCCACTCGAAGAGCAGCGCCTCCAGATCCGTCGGGGCGGGCGAGTCAGCCGGCGCTGATGACTCGGCCATTACGGCACCTCCTTATAGGTCCGGCGGGTCACGAGCCGCCAGATCGTGGACCGCGAGACCCCAAACTCGGCGGCCATCACCGGCGGGGAAACACCCTTGGCATACCTCTCCCGAAGCACGGCCACCTCGTCGCTGCTGAAGAACCGGAGCATGTACCCGGATTTCGGACGGTTGTTTTCCCGTGCGGGGATCAGCCGGAGGTTTTCGAACCGGCAGTCGGTGAGGTCGCCGTTTATGTGATCAACTTGGAGGTCGAAGTCGGTCGGGAGGTCCTGGTAGGTCCGGCAGGCCCCGGCGATGTAGACGGCACGGTGCCGCTGGATCTTGACGCGGCGTCCGTGGAAGGTGACGGAGGCCTCCTGGTAGCCGACGTTGTTCGTGCAGAACCGCAGCGGTTTGCCCGTCCGGGTGGAGATGATCTCTCCTTTGGCAGGGTCGAGAGTCCAGTCCATGGAGCTGAGTTTCGTCATGATGACGAGGTCCTGGAGCCGGATGCCGGGAAGGCGCTGGGGGGACGACTTTGTCGTTGCTCTCAGAGGAGGAGGGTTGGCGACGAAGTCGACAACCTTAGCTGAGCAAACCGAAGGTTTGCGAGTCATTCTTCCTCCCGTTTGATGATGCTGGCGAACTGTTTTGTGCGGTATTCGATGATCTTCACCCGGCGGGTGTTCTGGTAGATCTTGAGCCAGTCCCGGATGTCGGTATCCTCGGGCACCATGCCGCAGCGTTCGAGTATGAGGATCTTGAAGTCGTGTCCGAGGTTCGCAAAGGCGACCCCGATGCCCCGCATGGCGATGACGGGGAGGGCGATCTCATCCAGGATCTGGACGAAGGTCCGCATCTGGAGGAGATGCTTTTCGTTGAGTCCATGGAGGTTTTTGAGTTCCTTTTCGGTGACTGGGTTAGGGGACGGTTCGCCGTCAATGGTCTCTCCGTAGATGAGGAGATGGGCACAGGCGGTAAACAGGTCGGTGCGGCTGACAAAGCCGAGATTTTTTGCGATGCTGTCGAGGGTTTCATACTCCTCTGGTGTAATGTTGAGATATGCGTTCTGTCTCATTGCTGTAATTTTTCCGGGATCGTTATCCTTCATCCGTCATACTTCATCCTTCATACTTCAGGGATGATTTCTGAAAGGGATGCCCCGGCTATTTTTTTCTCTGTCTTTTTTCGAGACCTCACAGTAACTATATATACTTTTAGAAAGAAAGAAAGAAATAACGCAAGAGTGTTTCGGCAGCTCATCTCTCTAGGGGAGAGTGCGGCTGAAAATTTTCCGGTGTATCTTTTTTTCAAGAATTAAGAGTGAAGGATGAAGTATGACGTATGAAGTATGAAGTATGGGTTCATTCGCGGGGTATCCGATCACGCTCAATACTTTGAATAGTCCAAAGGTCTAAGAGAGTAGTGTCTGTTCATTTCGTTCCCTGTAAAGTCTGAATTGGGCAGACACGTTTTGCATTTCTGCTGTTTGTTTGGATCACTTCCCGAGGTGTTTTTCCCCACACTATTGTTGGATGTTTTTTGATAAAATACTGTGTTTTTGAGTGATATCTGATGATATTTGATGGTATTTTATGACATATTATGATGTCTTATGGTGTGTTGTGGTATGTTCCGGCGGGATGCCGGCAGGTGTGGTCTTTTACAGAAAATACGCTAATGTCCGTATGGGATGTACTTCGATTTCGTGTATGGGTTTTGCTCTCCGACTCGCTTGAATTGGATCCCCGCCAATACTGTGTAAGTCTTAGTGAAATAGGACTTACGAGGTGTTAGTATCAATCCAATTCGGAAAGGGTATGGTCGATTGCGGACGCATGAGATATCCCACCGCGAATAATCGCGAATAAACGCGAATCGCATTTTCCTTACGCTGCCTTCTTGTTCTCGTCGCTTCACTCCTCGACCGCGTTCCTATGCTCCGCCTTATCGGCTCCGCAAGGCCGGAACGCCAGCGTGGAAAATGCTGGAAAACCCGCGTCGTGGGTTTTCTGCCGAGAGAGTGGTGATATTTTTTTTAATTACGAGGATTTGAGATTCTTTAAAGAAAACCCGCGACGCGGGTTTTCCAGCATTTTTCGTTTCGCCGTCCCGACCACGCGGAGCCGATAAGGCGGAGCGTAGGGACGCGACCGGAGGTCAAGAGGGCGAAACAGGAAAAATGCGATTCGCGTTTATTCGCGATTATTCGCGGTGGGATTTCTCATAGTTCCAAAGAATACCTTACACGAAGTCAGAATACACTCGACAAAAAAGAGATTTTCTTTTTTCTAAATCCAAAAACCTTAGGATATTTTCACCGTGGGCAGCCCGCAGTCACTCCCCCGCACCCCGAAATCAGAAAAGAGAATCTTTCCTCCGCCCCTGTCCCCCTTTTCGTGAATTTCGTTGATTTTCGTGGATTTGGTGTGGGGGAGGGGGAGGGCACCATATGCATATCCACCAAGCTAATTCTTTATTTTTCGTGTTTTCGTGTGTTTTTCGTGTTTTCGTGTGATGAATGCGCTCATCAAAAAGAATCGAATATACGATATCGAAAAGATGTGATTATCTGGAGTGACGTGCAATATACATACATTATGACGCTCGGCACGGATATTGCAAAAAAACTCTCCGAAGTAGTAGACACCGACATCAGGATCATGCACGTCTGCGGCACCCATGAAGCCGCCATCGCCAAATACGGCGTCAGATCCGTCCTTCCTCCCCAGATGAAGATCGTGATGGGACCCGGCTGCCCGGTCTGCATCACCCCCCAGGGAGAAATCGATGCCGCCTGCGAACTTGCCGAGCGGGGCTGCATCGTCTGCACCTACGGAGACCTCCTCCGCGTCCCCGGATCCAAAA
The sequence above is a segment of the uncultured Methanocorpusculum sp. genome. Coding sequences within it:
- a CDS encoding GxxExxY protein, with translation MDTGVDNPDVLYPEEVRKIIGCAMTVYNTLGIGFLEGVYHDALEVEFGLQGVPFEHKKHLDIYYKGVKLPGFFEADIVCYGKIILELKAISRLTEIDDPQLINYLKATEIHVGILINFGKKGKLDWKRFVYTNDHYFRKENVPK
- a CDS encoding glycerol permease, whose protein sequence is MTADFIQTAVSKSSKRTFTAEFTNAAAYDAIVAEITGETNPLGLAEVELGKETYKTYVGYFDPNTSEMNGKVQVTAYTRDEYAAAITALTGSADLKTAFGNGGTAETSEIGTDATWNVRISAKLETDTFQISFNRDSLIVSGYADDATLATVETWADTKPGLC
- a CDS encoding RloB family protein, which encodes MTDAKGTERHYLNGLKKSLPADQQNKFALRVFQTNDPADFIAECKRLQNIEPMYVKHTWIVFDYDERPEFDKIIKNAKKEGLSVGWSNPCIEVWFSAYFGELCRETSSQCCQDTFKIVFKKHTSCTYTKGNEKIYEHLSENGDEMKAIERAEGKLHEHKGNGITSPSKMCPCTSLHLLIKEIRDMCPLSE
- a CDS encoding ATP-binding protein, which encodes MLIQFKFKNFKSFKDETILDLSATKVTEHPHHVVTIGKEKILKTAAIYGANASGKTNVYDAFGYMSYYVTKSFNFGGAKDTGKTKVYKKPLPFLLSTASKDMPSLFEVYFTLNDEEGKIYNYGFTVDNMGVSEEWLNYKAETGRKYYPILYRERGSEIAFPKIPKEYRDNLKVSLQDEALIVSLGAKLKVPILETIHDWFFKLHFLDFGSPDLNFILSLQMPPGFEKEPTFRKEVAAYLSTFDHGIVDFNVEEIPSSETNSSPKYRIDAVHQVNGSGETVNIPLAQESAGTQKMFVLYYPLKNVLKSGGVFFIDELNARLHPLLVQDFIITFLDKETNPNNAQLIFTTHDSWLLSSDLLRRDEIWFTEKDGNGASCLYSLVDFKGENVAKIRKDENYAKNYLLGKYGAIPELKKINVVSEKHAEYK
- a CDS encoding HNH endonuclease, whose product is MTKLSSMDWTLDPAKGEIISTRTGKPLRFCTNNVGYQEASVTFHGRRVKIQRHRAVYIAGACRTYQDLPTDFDLQVDHINGDLTDCRFENLRLIPARENNRPKSGYMLRFFSSDEVAVLRERYAKGVSPPVMAAEFGVSRSTIWRLVTRRTYKEVP